One segment of Patulibacter sp. SYSU D01012 DNA contains the following:
- a CDS encoding haloacid dehalogenase-like hydrolase — MSAAPDGPVPAAPAPGERRRTVLMDFDGVLVRDDSLGAFLRHHVLRAPWRIPGVLVASYAAAPLLGPPTLRPHGLRLIVRSLLAGWDLEAFETRAAAFGAQLAVRDGALLTGGLAAARFHLDRGDRLVVVTGSAGPLARAVLDAAGLERAELVASRIGARRGGLALDLHNYGPAKVVQLAEAGIAPPWDMAYSDSLADLPMLAGARRPVLVGGGARTLARAREALGPAVVQVHWR, encoded by the coding sequence GTGAGCGCGGCGCCGGACGGGCCGGTGCCCGCGGCGCCCGCGCCGGGCGAGCGGCGGCGCACGGTCCTCATGGACTTCGACGGGGTGCTCGTCCGCGACGACTCGCTCGGCGCGTTCCTGCGCCACCACGTCCTGCGGGCGCCGTGGCGGATCCCCGGCGTGCTCGTGGCCTCGTACGCCGCCGCCCCGCTCCTCGGCCCGCCGACGCTGCGGCCCCACGGGCTGCGGCTCATCGTGCGCTCGCTCCTGGCGGGCTGGGACCTGGAGGCGTTCGAGACCCGCGCCGCCGCGTTCGGCGCCCAGCTCGCCGTCCGCGACGGCGCGCTCCTCACCGGGGGCCTGGCGGCCGCGCGCTTCCACCTGGACCGCGGCGACCGCCTCGTCGTCGTGACCGGCAGCGCCGGCCCGCTCGCCCGCGCCGTCCTGGACGCCGCCGGCCTGGAGCGCGCCGAGCTCGTGGCCTCGCGGATCGGCGCGCGCCGCGGCGGTCTGGCGCTCGACCTGCACAACTACGGCCCGGCGAAGGTCGTCCAGCTCGCCGAAGCGGGCATCGCGCCGCCGTGGGACATGGCCTACAGCGACTCCCTCGCCGACCTGCCGATGCTCGCCGGCGCCCGCCGGCCCGTGCTCGTCGGCGGGGGCGCGCGCACGCTGGCCCGCGCCCGCGAGGCGCTCGGGCCGGCGGTCGTGCAGGTCCACTGGCGCTGA
- the lexA gene encoding transcriptional repressor LexA, with the protein MDLTKRQQEIFDFIGRYTSSNGYPPTVRDIGKAVGLASSSTVHAHLANLEKLGVLRRDPSKPRAIELIGRGMEQAVDDLRDAVGQTRRLPLLGQVAAGPPILAEEHVEEHVPVPEIAGGEDGEYLLRIRGESMIGAGILAGDLVVVRRQDTARDGEIVVALVGEDATVKRFFRESDHIRLQPENPDMEPIRSREARVLGKVVGVLRKVA; encoded by the coding sequence ATGGACCTGACCAAGCGCCAGCAAGAGATCTTCGACTTCATCGGTCGCTACACCAGCAGCAACGGGTATCCCCCGACGGTGCGCGACATCGGCAAGGCGGTCGGGCTCGCCAGCTCGTCCACGGTCCACGCCCACCTGGCCAACCTGGAGAAGCTCGGCGTGCTGCGCCGCGATCCCTCCAAGCCGCGGGCGATCGAGCTGATCGGCCGCGGCATGGAGCAGGCGGTCGACGACCTGCGCGACGCCGTCGGGCAGACGCGGCGCCTGCCGCTGCTCGGCCAGGTCGCGGCCGGCCCGCCGATCCTGGCCGAGGAGCACGTCGAGGAGCACGTCCCCGTCCCCGAGATCGCGGGCGGCGAGGACGGCGAGTACCTGCTGCGCATCCGCGGCGAGTCGATGATCGGCGCGGGCATCCTCGCCGGCGACCTCGTCGTCGTCCGGCGTCAGGACACGGCGCGCGACGGCGAGATCGTGGTCGCCCTGGTGGGCGAGGACGCCACGGTCAAGCGCTTCTTCCGCGAGAGCGACCACATCCGGCTGCAGCCGGAGAACCCCGACATGGAGCCGATCCGCTCGCGGGAGGCGCGCGTGCTCGGCAAGGTCGTGGGGGTCCTGCGGAAGGTGGCCTGA
- a CDS encoding GNAT family N-acetyltransferase — protein sequence MPAAAPDLRIRPYAPGDADALWRILHAVFATGETYAYPPDLPREEALTGWTAPPARAWVAERDGAVVGSSRVMPNQPGQGAHVANGSFVVDPAAAGGGIGRALGVHALRAAAELGYRAMQFNLVVSTNRRAIALWESLGFATVGRLPGAFRLRGEEEVDALVMYRRLDAPAPGGAA from the coding sequence ATGCCCGCGGCCGCCCCCGACCTCCGCATCCGCCCGTACGCGCCGGGCGACGCCGACGCCCTCTGGCGGATCCTCCACGCGGTCTTCGCGACGGGCGAGACGTACGCGTACCCGCCCGACCTCCCGCGCGAGGAGGCCCTGACGGGCTGGACGGCGCCGCCGGCCCGGGCGTGGGTCGCCGAGCGCGACGGGGCCGTCGTCGGATCGTCCCGCGTGATGCCGAACCAGCCGGGGCAGGGCGCGCACGTCGCGAACGGGTCGTTCGTCGTCGACCCGGCGGCCGCGGGCGGCGGGATCGGCCGGGCGCTCGGCGTCCACGCCCTCCGCGCGGCGGCCGAGCTCGGCTACCGGGCGATGCAGTTCAACCTCGTCGTCAGCACGAACCGCCGCGCGATCGCCCTGTGGGAGTCGCTCGGCTTCGCGACCGTCGGCCGGCTGCCGGGGGCGTTCCGGCTGCGCGGCGAGGAGGAGGTCGACGCGCTCGTGATGTACCGCCGGCTCGACGCCCCCGCCCCCGGCGGCGCCGCGTGA
- a CDS encoding LysR family transcriptional regulator, giving the protein MLDARRLRVLREVARRGSFSAAADELGYTQSAVSQQIAALEREVALPLLDRHRGVRPTVAGDVLLRHADAILARIADAEAELALLRGGEAGALRMVAFPTAAATLLPPAIARFRSQHPGVDLTLEPLEVPDGRSALEAGDCDLALLVEDPEEGAEGGWAGLAPDEDPFVRRHLLDDRMYVMLPAGHELAERRRIRLEELRDEAWILGRRDYVPDEAIFERACRKAGFEPQMAFESDDYLAIQGFVAAGVGVALAPEMSLVTLRDDVVVRDLERPPFRRVVAATDARAWRSPAVDAMLEQLAAAARAFHAERVAQRRLRRSRDGHDPAAMDD; this is encoded by the coding sequence ATGCTCGACGCCCGCCGTCTGCGCGTGCTCCGCGAGGTCGCCCGGCGGGGGTCCTTCTCCGCCGCCGCCGACGAGCTCGGCTATACGCAGTCCGCCGTCTCCCAGCAGATCGCGGCGCTCGAGCGCGAGGTGGCGCTGCCGCTGCTCGACCGCCACCGCGGGGTCCGGCCGACGGTCGCCGGCGACGTCCTGCTGCGCCACGCCGACGCGATCCTCGCCCGCATCGCCGACGCCGAGGCCGAGCTGGCGCTGCTCCGCGGCGGCGAGGCGGGCGCGCTGCGGATGGTCGCGTTCCCCACCGCGGCGGCGACGCTGCTGCCGCCCGCCATCGCCCGCTTCCGCTCCCAGCACCCGGGCGTCGACCTGACGCTCGAGCCGCTCGAGGTGCCCGACGGGCGCAGCGCGCTCGAGGCCGGCGACTGCGACCTGGCGCTGCTCGTGGAGGACCCCGAGGAGGGCGCCGAGGGCGGCTGGGCGGGGCTGGCGCCCGACGAGGACCCGTTCGTGCGCCGGCACCTGCTCGACGACCGGATGTACGTCATGCTGCCGGCCGGCCACGAGCTGGCCGAGCGCCGCCGCATCCGCCTGGAGGAGCTGCGCGACGAGGCGTGGATCCTCGGCCGCCGCGACTACGTGCCGGACGAGGCGATCTTCGAGCGCGCCTGCCGCAAGGCCGGGTTCGAGCCGCAGATGGCGTTCGAGAGCGACGACTACCTGGCGATCCAGGGCTTCGTCGCCGCCGGCGTCGGGGTGGCCCTCGCGCCCGAGATGTCGCTCGTGACGCTGCGCGACGACGTCGTCGTCCGCGACCTGGAGCGGCCGCCGTTCCGCCGCGTGGTCGCCGCCACGGACGCGCGTGCGTGGCGGTCCCCGGCCGTCGACGCGATGCTGGAGCAGCTCGCCGCCGCCGCCCGGGCGTTCCACGCCGAGCGGGTCGCGCAGCGGCGGCTGCGGCGGTCACGGGACGGTCACGACCCGGCGGCCATGGACGACTAG
- a CDS encoding LLM class flavin-dependent oxidoreductase — protein sequence MRVGLLLEAIHPRPWTPGADGRRLRELVDLAVRAEGLGVGRVWVPERHFQEELHHGGPPEALLGAIAARTRRLGLGLGPLPAHPLVQHPARTAAAVAALDAFSGGRVALAFAVPAAAIELGPFRIPRADAAGAALTVAERTARLVAEEPFAGAEDPDGLPVRQVVPRPAQRPHPGIWWACDRPDDVRTAALAGLGALVRAGVEPEEAGEWAREHARLQRSDAAQPVGAAIETGVAVCVPVHVGADAASALDEGLDAVHLHRYLTDHFGRFGAHRPGRTSAADEFARRRTAAGYDPAPVRAAAGAPLALRVGGSVRGAVGDPDGVLALLERYRDAGVDEVVLVPPLGALPAAAVRASLERLGRDVLPRLGADEDDEDAVVAEDAALVAALRRRRPAPAAPETVVLAREDAVPDDAPPPVVGLGTVSGAVEAGAGVDPAAAGTSSAAARASAAQALGGLLRRRSGEALGALLDRGGPVLVRRTVASEPALRVVFRGMARALRPAAHAGEFRGELQFDLLDADGRVRAWTVEAGPVRSAARRGPSREPTLVLRLASVDLLRLVSGRLDAGAALLDGRLDLEGDLSLAVRMGDLFRR from the coding sequence ATGCGCGTCGGGCTGCTGCTGGAGGCGATCCACCCGCGACCGTGGACGCCCGGCGCCGACGGCCGGCGCCTGCGCGAGCTCGTCGACCTGGCCGTCCGCGCGGAGGGGCTCGGGGTCGGGCGGGTGTGGGTGCCCGAGCGGCACTTCCAGGAGGAGCTGCACCACGGCGGGCCGCCCGAGGCGCTGCTCGGCGCGATCGCGGCGCGCACGCGCCGCCTGGGCCTCGGCCTGGGCCCGCTGCCCGCCCACCCGCTCGTCCAGCACCCGGCCCGCACGGCCGCGGCGGTCGCGGCGCTCGACGCCTTCTCCGGCGGCCGCGTGGCCCTCGCGTTCGCGGTGCCCGCCGCGGCGATCGAGCTGGGCCCGTTCCGCATCCCGCGCGCCGACGCGGCCGGCGCCGCGCTCACCGTCGCCGAGCGGACGGCGCGCCTGGTCGCCGAGGAGCCCTTCGCGGGCGCGGAGGACCCGGACGGCCTGCCGGTGCGCCAGGTCGTGCCGCGTCCGGCGCAACGGCCGCACCCCGGCATCTGGTGGGCCTGCGACCGGCCGGACGACGTGCGCACCGCCGCGCTTGCCGGGCTCGGAGCCCTCGTCCGGGCCGGCGTGGAGCCCGAGGAGGCGGGGGAGTGGGCGCGCGAGCACGCCCGGCTGCAGCGCTCCGACGCCGCGCAGCCCGTCGGCGCCGCGATCGAGACGGGCGTGGCGGTCTGCGTGCCCGTCCACGTGGGCGCGGACGCGGCGTCGGCGCTCGACGAGGGGCTCGACGCGGTCCACCTGCACCGCTACCTGACCGACCACTTCGGCCGCTTCGGCGCCCACCGGCCCGGCCGCACGAGCGCGGCGGACGAGTTCGCGCGGCGGCGCACCGCCGCCGGCTACGACCCGGCGCCGGTGCGGGCCGCGGCCGGCGCGCCGCTGGCGCTGCGCGTGGGAGGCAGCGTCCGGGGCGCCGTCGGCGACCCCGATGGCGTGCTCGCCCTCCTCGAGCGCTACCGCGACGCGGGCGTCGACGAGGTCGTCCTGGTCCCGCCGCTCGGGGCGCTGCCGGCCGCGGCGGTGCGGGCGTCGCTCGAGCGGCTCGGGCGCGACGTGCTGCCGCGCCTGGGCGCCGACGAGGACGACGAGGACGCGGTCGTCGCCGAGGACGCCGCGCTGGTCGCCGCGCTCCGGCGGCGACGCCCTGCGCCCGCGGCGCCCGAGACCGTCGTGCTCGCGCGCGAGGACGCGGTGCCCGACGACGCCCCGCCGCCCGTGGTCGGCCTGGGGACCGTGTCGGGTGCGGTGGAGGCGGGCGCGGGCGTGGACCCGGCGGCCGCGGGGACCAGCAGCGCCGCGGCGCGGGCCAGCGCGGCGCAGGCGCTCGGCGGCCTGCTGCGGCGGCGCAGCGGCGAGGCGCTCGGCGCGCTCCTGGATCGCGGCGGTCCGGTGCTCGTGCGCCGCACGGTCGCGAGCGAGCCGGCGCTGCGGGTCGTCTTCCGCGGCATGGCGCGGGCGCTGCGGCCCGCGGCGCACGCGGGAGAGTTCCGCGGCGAGCTGCAGTTCGACCTGCTCGACGCGGACGGGCGCGTGCGCGCGTGGACGGTCGAGGCCGGTCCGGTCCGCTCGGCCGCGCGGCGGGGGCCGTCGCGCGAGCCGACGCTCGTCCTGCGGCTGGCGTCCGTCGACCTGCTCCGGCTCGTCAGCGGCCGCCTCGACGCCGGGGCGGCGCTCCTCGACGGCCGGCTCGACCTCGAGGGCGACCTGTCCCTGGCGGTGCGGATGGGCGACCTGTTCCGCCGCTGA
- a CDS encoding EamA family transporter, with protein MLVAAVATVWIVWGSTFLGIRVMVETIPPMVGSGVRFLLGGALLVLLVMKTAGPRAYRLTAEQWRGSAALGLLLVAGGVGLFAIAEHGGLPSSLAALIASSEAALVLALRVVAGRERISSATAFGVGVGAVGVILLLLPGSRPEGIPMWTALVGVAGSITWASGTYLGSRLQTAPSLLVNVSIQMLAGGLVLLTVGLLVGEQVHPGAFSTRSLVALGSLVVASVAVYVAYGWLIRNASLSLVTTQAYVNPVVAVALGVLVANETLGGTAAIGMAITLVAVALTLRAERHGAGHAGEEDVELAAPAAQRTGGMPAVGVADTGPMPAVAMHDTGAFARPALTDTGTFARPGASDTGTIPAVGEHRHR; from the coding sequence GTGCTCGTCGCCGCCGTCGCCACCGTGTGGATCGTCTGGGGCTCGACGTTCCTCGGCATCCGGGTCATGGTCGAGACGATCCCGCCGATGGTCGGGTCGGGCGTGCGCTTCCTGCTCGGCGGCGCGCTCCTCGTCCTGCTGGTGATGAAGACCGCCGGCCCGCGCGCCTACCGCCTGACGGCGGAGCAGTGGCGCGGCAGCGCCGCCCTCGGCCTGCTGCTGGTCGCCGGCGGCGTCGGGCTGTTCGCGATCGCCGAGCACGGCGGTCTGCCGTCGTCGCTGGCGGCGCTCATCGCGTCGTCCGAGGCCGCGCTCGTCCTCGCGCTGCGCGTCGTCGCGGGCCGCGAGCGGATCTCCTCCGCCACGGCCTTCGGCGTCGGCGTGGGCGCCGTCGGCGTGATCCTGCTGCTGCTGCCCGGCAGCCGGCCGGAGGGCATCCCGATGTGGACGGCGCTGGTCGGCGTCGCCGGCTCGATCACCTGGGCGTCGGGCACGTACCTGGGCTCGCGCCTGCAGACGGCCCCGAGCCTGCTGGTCAACGTCTCGATCCAGATGCTGGCCGGTGGCCTGGTGCTCCTCACCGTCGGGCTGCTCGTCGGCGAGCAGGTGCACCCGGGCGCCTTCTCGACCCGCTCGCTCGTGGCGCTCGGCAGCCTCGTCGTCGCCTCGGTCGCGGTCTACGTCGCCTACGGCTGGCTCATCCGCAACGCCTCGCTGTCCCTCGTCACCACCCAGGCGTACGTCAACCCCGTCGTCGCGGTGGCCCTGGGCGTCCTCGTCGCGAACGAGACGCTGGGCGGCACCGCCGCGATCGGCATGGCGATCACCCTGGTCGCCGTCGCGCTGACGCTGCGCGCCGAGCGCCACGGCGCCGGGCACGCCGGCGAGGAGGACGTCGAGCTGGCGGCGCCCGCGGCGCAGCGCACGGGCGGGATGCCGGCCGTCGGCGTCGCCGACACCGGCCCCATGCCGGCGGTCGCGATGCACGACACGGGCGCCTTCGCCCGCCCCGCCCTGACGGACACGGGCACGTTCGCCCGGCCCGGCGCGTCCGACACCGGGACCATCCCGGCGGTCGGCGAGCACCGCCACCGCTAG